The Geobacillus genomosp. 3 genome segment GGGAAAGAGTGGGCGCCGGTATTGCTCGTGCAGTTGTTGTCCGTGCTCGAGCGGCTGCATGGGGAGGGATGGGTGTTTGGCGATTTAAAACCGGATAATTTAATCGTCACCGGATCACCACCGTCCGTCCGGCTGTTGGATGTAGGGGGAACGACGTTGCAAGGAAGGGCGGTTAAAGAGTTTACCGAGCTGTATGACCGCGGCTATTGGGGGCTTGGGTCGCGCAAAGCGGAGCCGTCGTATGACTTGTTTTCAGCGGCGATGGTGATGATTGCGTCCTGTTATCCGGGGCGTCTCGAGAAAAAAGGCGACGGGCGGGCGCAACTGTTGGGCATTATCGAGGCGGACCGCTGTTTAGCCCCGTATAAGGATGTTTTACAAAAAGCGCTCGACGGCCGATATGCGAAAGCAGCGGACATGCGCCGTGACTTATTGGCTGCTTCTTCGCGCCGGTTAGGCGTGAAAAACGAAACAAAATCAACAGCGCCGAACCGTCGATTGGGGCGGCGGACGAAAAAGCGTCGCAAAGTGGGCGCCATTGCCGAAACGATGTTGATCGCGGCCTTGTTGCTTGGCGCATACGGTTTATATATATATTGGCAACTAACGATGTAATTTATGGTACAATAGCTATCGACGAAGCTAAAAGAGGGCAAAGAGGTTTTTTAGCATGGTTGATAAAGTGCGCGCGTTTATTGACAGACATGAGTTGCTTACAGAAGGAGCGACGGTCGTTGTCGGCGTTTCTGGTGGCCCGGATTCGCTCGCTCTTTTGCATCTTTTATCTTCTCTTCGGGATGAGTGGAAGCTCCGGCTCGTAGCGGCCCATGTCGACCATATGTTGCGCGGGCGGGAATCGGAAGAAGAGATGGAATTTGTGAAACATTTTTGCGCTGAGCACCGTATTTTATGTGAAGCAGTGCAAATCGACGTCCCGGCTTTTCAGCGGCGAACGGGTCTCGGTGTCCAGGAGGCGGCGCGGAACTGCCGGTATCACTTTTTTGCCGAACTGGTGAAAAAGCATCAAGCCCAATACATCGCTTTAGGCCACCACGGCGATGATCAAGTCGAGACGATTTTAATGCGGCTTGTGCGCGGCAGCACAAGCAAAGGGTATGCCGGCATTCCCGTTAAACGGCCGTTTCATGGCAGCTATCTCATTCGCCCGTTTTTAGCCGTCAGCCGGGCAGAAATCGAGGACTACTGTGAAAAGGAAGGGCTGACCCCACGCCGGGATCCAAGCAATGAGAAAGATGAGTATACGCGCAACCGATTTCGCCATCATATCGTTCCGCTGTTGAAACAGGAAAATCCACGCTTGCATGAACGGTTTCAACAATATAGCGAAATAATGGCGGAAGATGAACAATTTTTGGAGGAATTAGCAACGGACGCGCTGAATAAAGTAATGGAAAAACAAAATAGCGATACCGTGCTGCGCATCGCCCCGTTTTTGGCGCTGCCGCGGCCGCTGCAGCGCCGGGCGTTGCAGCTGTTGCTTCTCCGCCTTTACGGAGGCGTTCCGCCGGTGTTGACTTCTGTGCATATCGGTCATATACTGATGCTTTGCGAACGCGGCCGTCCTTCCGGCATGCTCGATTTACCGAAAGGGTTGAAAGTGATTCGTTCGTATGATCGTTGTTTGTTTACGTTCGGCTTGCAGTGTTGCGCTCAAGGCTATTGGTTGCAGCTGCCGGTTCCGGCGCTATTGCCTCTCCCAAACGGTTACGTAATCATGAGTGAATTTGGGGAACACTATCCGAGAAAGCAGTTGGGAAATGATTCGTTCGTGGTTGACCCCGCTACGGTTTCTCTTCCGCTTCACGTACGGACGCGCCGCACCGGCGACCGGATGGTTTTGAAGGGAACGGGAGGTACGAAGAAAATTAAGGAAATTTTCATTGAGGCGAAAATTCCGCGGACAGAAAGGGACTGTTGGCCGATTGTAGAAGATGCCGACGGCCGCATCCTTTGGGTGCCCGGACTGAAAAAATCGGCTTTTGAAGCCAAGGAGCGTGGGCAAGCCCGCTATATTTTGCTTCACTATCAGGCGATGAACAGCTAGGAGGAAAAAAGATGGGGATGAAAGACGATATTCAAAAAGTGCTAATCACCGAGGAAGAAATTCAGGCAAAGGTAAAAGAGCTAGGCGGCATGTTAACGGAGGAGTATGATGGCCGTTTTCCGCTCGCCGTCGGCGTTCTTAAAGGGGCCATGCCGTTTATGGCCGACTTGTTGAAACATATTGATACATACTTGGAAATGGATTTTATGGATGTTTCGAGCTATGGCAGTGCGACCGTTTCGTCTGGGGAAGTAAAAATTGTCAAAGACTTAAACACATCTGTCGAAGGCCGCGACATTTTGATTATTGAAGATATTATTGATAGCGGGCTGACGCTCAGCTATCTAGTCGATTTATTCCGTTACCGGAAAGCGAATTCGATTAAAATCGTCACCCTCCTTGACAAGCCATCCGGACGCAAAGCCGATATCCAAGCCGACTACACTGGATTTACGGTTCCAGATGAGTTCGTCGTCGGCTATGGTCTCGATTATGCGGAAAAATATCGCAACCTCCCGTTTATCGGTGTCTTAAAGCCAGAAGTGTACAAAAAATAAGGCGGTTGCTGTGCGGCGGCCGAATTGTTTGTATTTAGCCAAATTTCTATGATAGTATTGAGTATAGTGTGTTTCATATGGGAGGAGGCAAGCAATGAACCGGATTTTCCGTAACACCATCTTTTATTTGCTGATTTTCCTCGTCGTAATCGGCGTCGTCAGTTTTTTTAACGGCACGAATCAGCGAACCGAGCCGATGACGTACGATGCGTTTATCACCCATCTGGAAAACGGGGACGTTGAGTCGTTTTCCATTAAGCCGGAGCGCGGCGTATATGAAATTAGGGGTCAATTGAAAACATATAATGAAGGGCAATATTTTTCCACCTATGTCATGAACAGTGATAAAGTGCTTGACCGTATCGACGCAGCGGCGGCACGGACGCGGGTGGAAGTAATGCCAGCGGATGAAACGAGCGGATGGGTGACGTTTTTCACATCCATTATTCCGTTTGTCATTATTTTTATTTTGTTTTTCTTCTTGTTGAATCAAGCGCAAGGCGGCGGCAGCCGGGTGATGAATTTCGGCAAAAGCCGGGCGCGGCTGTACACAGATGACAAGCGGAAAGTCCGTTTCCGCGATGTGGCTGGGGCGGACGAGGAAAAAGAAGAGCTCGTGGAAATTGTTGAGTTTTTGAAAGACCCACGCAAATTCGCCGAACTTGGCGCCCGCATTCCAAAAGGGGTGCTGCTTGTCGGACCGCCGGGTACGGGGAAAACGCTGTTGGCGCGTGCAGTGGCCGGGGAAGCAGGCGTGCCGTTTTTCTCGATCAGCGGATCCGATTTCGTGGAAATGTTCGTCGGGGTCGGTGCGTCGCGCGTGCGCGACTTGTTTGAAACAGCGAAAAAGAACGCACCGTGCATCATTTTCATCGACGAGATTGACGCCGTCGGCCGCCAGCGCGGCGCCGGCCTTGGCGGCGGCCACGATGAGCGCGAGCAAACACTCAACCAGCTGCTTGTCGAAATGGACGGCTTTAACGGGAATGAAGGGATCATCATTATTGCGGCGACGAACCGGCCGGACATTTTAGACCCAGCGCTGTTGCGTCCCGGCCGCTTCGACCGGCAAATCACTGTCGATCGTCCGGACGTAAAAGGGCGTGAAGCAGTGTTGCGCGTCCACGCCCGCAACAAGCCGCTTGATGAATCGATTGACTTAAAGGCGATCGCCATGCGGACACCGGGATTTTCCGGGGCCGATTTGGAAAACTTGTTGAACGAAGCAGCGCTTGTCGCGGCGCGCCGCAACAAAAAGAAAATCGATATGAGCGATATCGATGAAGCGACCGATCGCGTCATCGCCGGACCGGCGAAAAAAAGCCGCGTCATTTCGGAAAAAGAACGGCGCATCGTTGCGTTTCACGAAGCCGGACATACGGTCATCGGCATGGTGCTTGCCGACGCGGAAATGGTGCATAAAGTGACGATCGTCCCGCGCGGCCAAGCCGGCGGTTATGCGGTGATGCTGCCGAAGGAAGATCGGTACTTTATGACAAAAGCAGAACTGAAAGACAAAATTACAGGCCTGCTCGGCGGGCGCGTCGCCGAGGAAATCGTGTTCAACGAAGTGAGCACGGGGGCCCACAACGATTTTCAGCGAGCGACGAACATTGCACGCCGGATGGTGACGGAATTCGGGATGAGCGAAAAACTTGGCCCGCTTCAATTCGGTCAGCCGGGAGGGCAAGTGTTTTTAGGCCGCGACTTGCATAACGAGCAAAACTATAGCGATAAAATCGCCTATGAAATTGACCTGGAGATTCAACGCATCATCAAAGAGTGTTACGACAAGGCGAAGCAAATTTTAACGCAGTATCGGGATAAATTGGATTTAATTGCCACGACACTTTTGGAAGTGGAGACGCTCGATGCTGAACAAATTAAACATTTGTTTGAGCACGGCACGCTCCCGCCCGACCGCAACGGAAACAATAATGGGGCTGATAAAGAGAAAGGCGATGTGAAAGTCAACATTCAAAAGAAAGAGGAGTAACGAGGCTGAACTAAAAGACCGCTACTGTCCGATGGAAGCGTCCGGTGCGTAATATGGTGATGGCAAAGGGTGTCCTGCTATGTTCGGGACATCCTCTTTTTTTGCTGTGGCTCCGAGCAGGGCGGGCGTTGGTTTTTCCCCGCAAGAAAATAAGGTATGATATGATAAAGAAAGGAATTTATTGAGGAAAAGTGGGGAATGAGGCCATGATTTTTGTGTTGGACGTCGGCAATACCAATACCGTATTAGGGGTTTATGATGGCGATGAACTAAAGTACCATTGGCGCATCGAGACGAGCCGGGCGAAAACGGAAGACGAATACGGCATGACGATTAAAGCGCTTTTGAATCATGTCGGCCTACAGTTTTCCGATATCCGCGGTATGATCATTTCCTCGGTCGTGCCGCCGATTATGTTTGCCCTTGAACGCATGTGTTTAAAATATTTCCATATTAAGCCGCTTATTGTCGGACCGGGCATTAAAACCGGGCTGGACATTAAATACGATAACCCGCGCGAAGTGGGCGCCGACCGGATTGTCAATGCGGTCGCGGGCATCCATTTGTACGGCAGCCCGCTCATTATTGTCGATTTTGGCACGGCGACGACGTATTGTTATATTAACGAACATAAACAATATATGGGAGGGGCCATTGCCCCGGGAATTATGATTTCGACAGAAGCGCTGTTCGCCCGGGCGGCAAAATTGCCGCGCATTGAAATCGCCCGCCCGGACGATATCGTTGGCAAAAATACGGTCAGCGCTATGCAAGCCGGCATTTTATACGGCTATGTCGGACAAGTGGAAGGCATCGTGTCGCGCATGAAGGCGAAAAGCAAAGTTCCGCCGAAGGTGATCGCGACCGGCGGCCTTGCACCGCTCATCGCCAGTGAATCGGACGTGATCGATGTCGTGGATCCGTTTTTAACGTTGACCGGGCTGAAATTGTTGTATGAGAAAAACACCGAGAAAAAAGGATGAAAGGCTTGATGAACATGGGAGATTACTTAGTGAAAGCGCTCGCCTATGATGGACAGGTGAGGGCGTATGCCACAAGAACGACAGAGACGGTGGCGGAAGCGCAGCGCCGTCATCAAACGTGGCCGACCGCATCGGCTGCGCTTGGACGGGCGCTGACGGCGGGCGTCATGATGGGGGCGATGCTCAAAGGCGAGGAAACGTTAACAATAAAAATTGACGGCGGTGGGCCGATCGGCACGATTTTAATCGACAGCAATGCCAAAGGGGAAGTGCGCGGCTATGTGACCAATCCGCATGTTCATTTTGAGCTGAACGAACATGGGAAGCTTGATGTGGCGCGGGCCGTGGGCAAAAACGGGATGTTGACGGTCGTCAAAGACCTTGGACTGCGTGACTTTTTCACCGGGCAGGTGCCGATTATCTCCGGGGAGCTTGGCGACGATTTTACGTACTATTTCGTCTCATCCGAGCAAATTCCATCATCTGTCGGTGTTGGCGTGCTCGTCAACCCCGATTACACGATCCGGGCTGCGGGAGGGTTTATCATTCAGCTGATGCCCGGGACGGAAGAAAACACGATCAGTCGCATTGAAGAGCGGTTGAAACAAATTCCGCCTGTGTCGCGCATGATTGAAAACGGGCTCAACCCCGAGCAAATATTAGAGGAAATTTTGGGTGACGGGGACGTCCGGGTGTTGGAGACGATGCCCGTGTCGTTCGTCTGTCGCTGTTCCCGCGAGCGGATCGCCAATGCGCTTGTCAGCCTTGGGCCGGAGGAAATCCAAGATATCATCAATCAGGAAGGGCAAGCGGAAGCTTCCTGCCATTTTTGCAACGAGGTGTACCATTTTGCAAAAGAAGAGTTGGAACAGCTGAAGCAACTTGCCGAAAAACGGTGAAAACGCGAAAATGATTGACAATTGCACCAATAACTGATACATTGTAGATAAATTCGATAAAATTAATCGGGATTAGGGGTGGAACCATGGCACGCACAGTCAATTCTGTAACAGAGCTGATCGGCGATACACCAGCCGTCAAATTAAACCGCATCGTCGATGAAGACAGCGCCGATGTCTATGTGAAATTGGAGTTCATGAACCCAGGGAGCAGCGTCAAAGACCGGATTGCGTTGGCAATGATTGAAGCAGCGGAAAAAGAAGGGAAACTAAAACCGGGCGACACGATCGTCGAACCGACAAGCGGCAACACGGGAATCGGGTTGGCAATGGTCGCAGCGGCGAAAGGATATAAAGCGGTATTGGTCATGCCGGATACGATGAGCTTAGAGCGCCGCAACTTGCTGCGGGCATACGGAGCAGAGTTGGTACTGACGCCGGGTGCTCAAGGGATGCGCGGGGCAATCGAAAAGGCGGAAGAGCTCGTTCGCGAGCATGGCTACTTTATGCCGCAACAGTTTAAAAACGAGGCAAATCCGGAAATCCACCGTTTGACGACGGGGAAAGAAATCGTCGAGCAAATGGGGGACCAACTTGACGCGTTTGTGGCCGGCATCGGCACGGGCGGAACGATTACGGGTGCCGGCAAAGTGTTGCGCGAAGCGTATCCGAATATCAAAATTTACGCTGTGGAGCCGGCCGATTCACCGGTCTTGTCAGGCGGCAAACCAGGCCCTCATAAAATCCAAGGAATCGGCGCTGGATTTGTTCCGGATATTTTAGATACAGACATTTATGACGGCGTCATTACGGTAACAACGGAAGAAGCGTTTGCGGCAGCCCGCCGTGCAGCCCGTGAGGAAGGCATTCTCGGCGGCATTTCGTCCGGTGCCGCCATTCATGCGGCGTTAAAAGTGGCGAAAGAACTCGGCAAAGGGAAAAAAGTGCTGGCCATCATCCCGAGCAACGGGGAACGTTATTTGAGCACGGCGCTTTACCAATTCGAAGACTAAGCAACGTTTTTCGACAGGGGCAACCCTGTCGAACTTTTTTTATGCGTGATATGAGCGCCCACTCATTGTACAATAAGAATAACCATGCACGTCGTAAAGGGGCTGATCAAGGTGGGACAACGGCGAAGGCAACTAAAGCGGACAATCCGTTATAGTGGGCGGGACTGGTTTTGCCGGTACGAGCAACTGGCATACAGCCGGCCGCATCACGTGCTGCTTGAGAGCGGACAGGGGGGAAGGTACAGCATCATCGGCCTCATCCCAAGCGGGATCGCCCGTGCGACTGAGCGGCAGTTGTCCATCGTTTACAGAGGAAAAAAAACGGTGCTTAACGGGCAGCCGCTCGAACTGCTGCAACAATGGTTCTCGCGCTTTATTGTTCCGGATGACGGCGAGCCATTGCCGTGCCAAGGCGGGCTGATCGGTTATATCAGCTATGATGCTGCCCGCTGTATTGAACGGCTTCCGGCGCTGGCTGTTGACGATTTACAGTTGCCTATTATGCATTTTTTGCTGTTTGACGATGTGGCGATTTACGACCACGAAAAACAGCAGCTTCACTTGCTTGCCCATGCCCGAGAAGAGGAAGAGACCGAAGCGGTCCGGCGGCTTGAGGCATATGAGCGGATGTGGCTCGAGGAGCGGAATGAATTGCCCGTTTGGCCACTTGTAGCCCCGGCCGATGCCTCGTCTGTTTCGATGACAAAAGAGCGGTTTATAGAAGCTGTTCGGCGCGTCCAACACTACATCGCCCAAGGCGATGTATTCCAAGTTAATTTATCGGTGCGCCAGTCGCAGCCGCTTCGGGCTCATCCATTTTCCGTATATAAGAAGCTGCGCACCATTAACCCGTCGCCGTATATGGCTTATTTGCACGCCCCGGAATTTCAAGCTGTCAGCGGCTCGCCGGAGTTGCTTGTGCGCAAGCAGGGAGAACGGCTGGAAACACGCCCGATAGCCGGCACCCGCTCGCGCGGACGCACGGAAGCGGAAGACGGGCAAATCGCCCGCAAACTGCTGGCCAGCGAAAAAGAGCGGGCCGAGCACGCCATGCTCGTTGACCTTGAGCGAAATGACCTCGGGCGTGTCTGTGCGTATGGCACGGTCCGTGTCGACGAATGGATGACGGTCGAACGGTATTCGCACGTTATGCATATTGTGTCGCACGTTTCCGGAACAATGGCGCCAGAACACGATGCGTTTGCCGTCATTCGCGCCATGTTTCCAGGCGGGACGATCACCGGCGCTCCGAAAGTGCGGACGATGGAAATCATCGAAGAACTGGAACCGGTCCGCCGCGGCTTGTATACTGGCTCGATCGGCTGGATCGACTTTCAAGGCAACATGGAGCTGAACATCGCCATCCGGACGATGGTCGCCAAAGACGGTCTAGCGCACGTACAAGCAGGCGCAGGTATTGTCATTGATTCCAACCCGGAGCATGAATACAACGAGTGTTTAAAAAAAGCGGCGGCCCTTTGGAGAGCAAAAGAGCTGAGCGAAGCGGAGACATTATTTTCGAGCA includes the following:
- the hpt gene encoding hypoxanthine phosphoribosyltransferase; translated protein: MGMKDDIQKVLITEEEIQAKVKELGGMLTEEYDGRFPLAVGVLKGAMPFMADLLKHIDTYLEMDFMDVSSYGSATVSSGEVKIVKDLNTSVEGRDILIIEDIIDSGLTLSYLVDLFRYRKANSIKIVTLLDKPSGRKADIQADYTGFTVPDEFVVGYGLDYAEKYRNLPFIGVLKPEVYKK
- the hslO gene encoding Hsp33 family molecular chaperone HslO, producing MGDYLVKALAYDGQVRAYATRTTETVAEAQRRHQTWPTASAALGRALTAGVMMGAMLKGEETLTIKIDGGGPIGTILIDSNAKGEVRGYVTNPHVHFELNEHGKLDVARAVGKNGMLTVVKDLGLRDFFTGQVPIISGELGDDFTYYFVSSEQIPSSVGVGVLVNPDYTIRAAGGFIIQLMPGTEENTISRIEERLKQIPPVSRMIENGLNPEQILEEILGDGDVRVLETMPVSFVCRCSRERIANALVSLGPEEIQDIINQEGQAEASCHFCNEVYHFAKEELEQLKQLAEKR
- a CDS encoding type III pantothenate kinase is translated as MIFVLDVGNTNTVLGVYDGDELKYHWRIETSRAKTEDEYGMTIKALLNHVGLQFSDIRGMIISSVVPPIMFALERMCLKYFHIKPLIVGPGIKTGLDIKYDNPREVGADRIVNAVAGIHLYGSPLIIVDFGTATTYCYINEHKQYMGGAIAPGIMISTEALFARAAKLPRIEIARPDDIVGKNTVSAMQAGILYGYVGQVEGIVSRMKAKSKVPPKVIATGGLAPLIASESDVIDVVDPFLTLTGLKLLYEKNTEKKG
- the tilS gene encoding tRNA lysidine(34) synthetase TilS — translated: MVDKVRAFIDRHELLTEGATVVVGVSGGPDSLALLHLLSSLRDEWKLRLVAAHVDHMLRGRESEEEMEFVKHFCAEHRILCEAVQIDVPAFQRRTGLGVQEAARNCRYHFFAELVKKHQAQYIALGHHGDDQVETILMRLVRGSTSKGYAGIPVKRPFHGSYLIRPFLAVSRAEIEDYCEKEGLTPRRDPSNEKDEYTRNRFRHHIVPLLKQENPRLHERFQQYSEIMAEDEQFLEELATDALNKVMEKQNSDTVLRIAPFLALPRPLQRRALQLLLLRLYGGVPPVLTSVHIGHILMLCERGRPSGMLDLPKGLKVIRSYDRCLFTFGLQCCAQGYWLQLPVPALLPLPNGYVIMSEFGEHYPRKQLGNDSFVVDPATVSLPLHVRTRRTGDRMVLKGTGGTKKIKEIFIEAKIPRTERDCWPIVEDADGRILWVPGLKKSAFEAKERGQARYILLHYQAMNS
- the ftsH gene encoding ATP-dependent zinc metalloprotease FtsH, encoding MNRIFRNTIFYLLIFLVVIGVVSFFNGTNQRTEPMTYDAFITHLENGDVESFSIKPERGVYEIRGQLKTYNEGQYFSTYVMNSDKVLDRIDAAAARTRVEVMPADETSGWVTFFTSIIPFVIIFILFFFLLNQAQGGGSRVMNFGKSRARLYTDDKRKVRFRDVAGADEEKEELVEIVEFLKDPRKFAELGARIPKGVLLVGPPGTGKTLLARAVAGEAGVPFFSISGSDFVEMFVGVGASRVRDLFETAKKNAPCIIFIDEIDAVGRQRGAGLGGGHDEREQTLNQLLVEMDGFNGNEGIIIIAATNRPDILDPALLRPGRFDRQITVDRPDVKGREAVLRVHARNKPLDESIDLKAIAMRTPGFSGADLENLLNEAALVAARRNKKKIDMSDIDEATDRVIAGPAKKSRVISEKERRIVAFHEAGHTVIGMVLADAEMVHKVTIVPRGQAGGYAVMLPKEDRYFMTKAELKDKITGLLGGRVAEEIVFNEVSTGAHNDFQRATNIARRMVTEFGMSEKLGPLQFGQPGGQVFLGRDLHNEQNYSDKIAYEIDLEIQRIIKECYDKAKQILTQYRDKLDLIATTLLEVETLDAEQIKHLFEHGTLPPDRNGNNNGADKEKGDVKVNIQKKEE
- the cysK gene encoding cysteine synthase A; the protein is MARTVNSVTELIGDTPAVKLNRIVDEDSADVYVKLEFMNPGSSVKDRIALAMIEAAEKEGKLKPGDTIVEPTSGNTGIGLAMVAAAKGYKAVLVMPDTMSLERRNLLRAYGAELVLTPGAQGMRGAIEKAEELVREHGYFMPQQFKNEANPEIHRLTTGKEIVEQMGDQLDAFVAGIGTGGTITGAGKVLREAYPNIKIYAVEPADSPVLSGGKPGPHKIQGIGAGFVPDILDTDIYDGVITVTTEEAFAAARRAAREEGILGGISSGAAIHAALKVAKELGKGKKVLAIIPSNGERYLSTALYQFED
- the pabB gene encoding aminodeoxychorismate synthase component I, which gives rise to MGQRRRQLKRTIRYSGRDWFCRYEQLAYSRPHHVLLESGQGGRYSIIGLIPSGIARATERQLSIVYRGKKTVLNGQPLELLQQWFSRFIVPDDGEPLPCQGGLIGYISYDAARCIERLPALAVDDLQLPIMHFLLFDDVAIYDHEKQQLHLLAHAREEEETEAVRRLEAYERMWLEERNELPVWPLVAPADASSVSMTKERFIEAVRRVQHYIAQGDVFQVNLSVRQSQPLRAHPFSVYKKLRTINPSPYMAYLHAPEFQAVSGSPELLVRKQGERLETRPIAGTRSRGRTEAEDGQIARKLLASEKERAEHAMLVDLERNDLGRVCAYGTVRVDEWMTVERYSHVMHIVSHVSGTMAPEHDAFAVIRAMFPGGTITGAPKVRTMEIIEELEPVRRGLYTGSIGWIDFQGNMELNIAIRTMVAKDGLAHVQAGAGIVIDSNPEHEYNECLKKAAALWRAKELSEAETLFSSTR
- a CDS encoding protein kinase domain-containing protein, with translation MAMNHTSKNRLCNLPPGTVVTGKWNGRSYRLLRQLGSGANGVVYLAESGRQRVAVKLSDDYASLASEMNILRRFSKVQGVALGPSLLEADDWRSPFGRETIPFYVMEYIEGENFTTFVRRRGKEWAPVLLVQLLSVLERLHGEGWVFGDLKPDNLIVTGSPPSVRLLDVGGTTLQGRAVKEFTELYDRGYWGLGSRKAEPSYDLFSAAMVMIASCYPGRLEKKGDGRAQLLGIIEADRCLAPYKDVLQKALDGRYAKAADMRRDLLAASSRRLGVKNETKSTAPNRRLGRRTKKRRKVGAIAETMLIAALLLGAYGLYIYWQLTM